In one Sulfuricella sp. genomic region, the following are encoded:
- a CDS encoding cytochrome c3 family protein translates to MGTEIERWRFWRPGDQRRWRAGYDSGGCGERMALGGLGRSFGDLRWWVCLLLMLMAFPLSAAPQESTKPKTIWDEKALFDRADEIPQLLRKGIINAEQIPDPHWRDDGKGCQSCHRDTPLGNDAKLRTKDINALCNNCHDTVSVHNYIHAVGMEPTAEKRDRMPDHFRQAVKRGGGVLTCIACHDLPMQCKKERFEEKGLNPRFFRGGPYTARTDLCFNCHNPTHYERLNPHDQISDKGELNTQRCLVCHSVTPNRRAAKSIDDVSFNVTDDLTKLCTGCHPWRPHPGGGWATFATNSNREGPNHLVKPPEAILKRLKESEVKQDVVLPLDPSTGQVFCATCHNPHERGVQRHARADKGADGFKRLRLTAKVPICNNCHNK, encoded by the coding sequence ATGGGAACGGAAATTGAAAGGTGGCGCTTTTGGAGGCCCGGCGATCAACGACGGTGGCGTGCTGGTTACGACTCAGGAGGGTGTGGTGAGCGCATGGCGCTAGGGGGTCTGGGGCGCAGTTTCGGTGATCTCCGGTGGTGGGTTTGTTTGTTGTTGATGCTTATGGCATTTCCTTTGAGCGCCGCGCCTCAGGAAAGCACGAAACCAAAAACAATATGGGATGAAAAAGCGCTGTTTGACCGGGCTGACGAAATTCCGCAACTGTTGCGCAAGGGAATAATTAATGCGGAACAGATCCCCGATCCTCACTGGCGCGATGATGGCAAGGGATGTCAGTCCTGCCATCGTGACACCCCCCTTGGTAATGACGCAAAGCTGCGCACTAAGGACATCAACGCCCTGTGCAATAATTGCCATGACACGGTTTCCGTGCACAACTACATCCATGCGGTGGGCATGGAGCCTACCGCCGAGAAACGCGACCGGATGCCGGACCACTTCCGCCAGGCGGTAAAGCGTGGCGGTGGTGTGCTGACTTGCATCGCATGCCATGATCTGCCGATGCAGTGCAAAAAGGAGCGCTTTGAGGAAAAAGGGCTCAACCCAAGATTCTTTCGTGGCGGGCCATACACGGCTCGTACGGATCTTTGCTTTAACTGCCACAACCCGACGCACTATGAGCGCCTCAACCCACATGACCAGATCAGCGACAAGGGAGAATTGAATACCCAGCGCTGCCTGGTATGCCACAGCGTGACGCCAAACCGGCGGGCGGCCAAAAGCATTGATGACGTAAGCTTCAACGTGACGGACGACCTGACAAAATTATGTACCGGCTGCCACCCTTGGCGGCCCCATCCGGGCGGAGGGTGGGCAACATTCGCGACAAACTCGAACCGGGAAGGGCCGAATCATCTGGTCAAGCCGCCTGAAGCAATACTGAAACGCCTCAAGGAATCCGAGGTAAAGCAGGATGTTGTTCTTCCGCTGGACCCTTCGACCGGGCAAGTTTTTTGTGCTACCTGCCATAACCCGCACGAGCGCGGGGTGCAGCGGCATGCACGTGCCGATAAGGGTGCCGATGGGTTCAAGCGCTTGCGCTTAACAGCGAAGGTGCCAATTTGTAACAACTGTCACAACAAGTGA
- a CDS encoding cytochrome c3 family protein, translating to MKLALMLVLLFGMARGAEAARDISPQRECANCHIAWLVDFNRKDVTPLIAHNPRPVETTGKQDVVSTDRMCFSCHDGFVLDSRFAWQNRQNFHPIGVKPSDKVKIPTAEGKMVFPLNEDGKVYCGTCHSAHGVAWGDKTATVFMRMKNADSAMCMACHLERGTGPEEGNHPVQKEMKETPHALMEAGAKTGIGGTVICQSCHRVHGAPEKKQLIVKNANSELCGTCHADRYANTPAEAGHKGTHPVNIRPGKVKIPQALLEKGAKLGEGGTVICQTCHEPHFAGAGPKLLVAPNPQSQLCQSCHLEQRKVANSKHDMTLVNNSDKNIRSQEVGQAGVCSACHLPHGGQGPKMWARPVKHGDDPVADLCLTCHSEGGLAKDKQVGQHTHPVGRAMASLGEVVELPGYTREGVKSVGDSKGRVSCPSCHEPHQWDPLDPEKTSKPGDDSDGSNKFLRKPNGPEASLCLTCHKNKIGVVNTKHDLAIMAPEERNIKGQKPSETGVCASCHLPHNGKGSRMWAREPLAGVDPVSSTCLSCHNPKGVAKDKIIGANSHPVDVPIANIGITAKDGKWVAPPQSIAQPGKVLPLYDHRGVPAAEGGNVVCGTCHDPHNWSPLSKKAPAGDPRQTKATGDSSFLRMPNDNKGTLCANCHVDKGPIALSKHNLAISVPEAKNFQGKTTVETGVCGSCHLPHNGNGAKMWARATGPGQDGVEVLCNECHRDGGMAEKKQTGANSHPLRVDLKNTGGKTTLPLYTAEGKKDTVNGKVACATCHNLHQWDAADPASKAGAKADVEGGAADSFLRQPAWPAPQLCANCHQNKQQVKKTDHDLSVTAPAETNTRGQNAQQSGVCGQCHMVHNAVVKERLWARQSGEGNDAMERLCRSCHAAGKVAAAKLPVKGSHPAKVNVISNPGSQREGGGNFPVFTLDGVRSGSGIISCPSCHNAHQWNPLKAEEGEGRNIEGDARNSFLRNTSDFSLCADCHGLDALFRYKYYHGETSRKKHMLYK from the coding sequence ATGAAACTGGCGCTGATGCTCGTGCTCCTGTTCGGCATGGCGCGTGGCGCGGAGGCTGCACGCGATATTTCCCCGCAGCGTGAATGCGCCAACTGCCACATCGCGTGGCTGGTCGATTTCAACCGCAAGGATGTCACGCCACTGATCGCACACAACCCCAGGCCGGTGGAAACAACCGGCAAGCAGGATGTGGTGAGCACCGATCGCATGTGTTTTTCCTGCCATGATGGTTTCGTGCTGGACTCCCGGTTTGCGTGGCAAAATCGACAGAATTTCCACCCCATCGGCGTCAAGCCATCGGACAAGGTGAAAATTCCCACGGCCGAAGGAAAGATGGTGTTTCCGCTCAACGAAGATGGCAAGGTGTATTGCGGCACTTGCCATAGCGCCCATGGCGTGGCCTGGGGGGACAAGACTGCCACGGTGTTCATGCGCATGAAAAACGCGGATTCCGCCATGTGCATGGCCTGCCACCTGGAGCGCGGCACCGGACCGGAAGAGGGCAACCATCCGGTACAAAAGGAAATGAAGGAAACGCCGCACGCGCTGATGGAAGCTGGCGCGAAAACCGGAATCGGCGGCACCGTGATCTGCCAGTCCTGTCACCGTGTCCACGGCGCGCCCGAGAAGAAACAGCTGATAGTGAAAAATGCCAATTCCGAACTGTGCGGGACCTGCCATGCCGACCGCTACGCCAATACGCCTGCCGAGGCCGGGCACAAGGGCACTCATCCGGTGAATATCCGGCCCGGCAAGGTGAAGATTCCCCAGGCTCTGCTGGAGAAGGGCGCGAAACTGGGCGAGGGCGGCACCGTGATCTGCCAGACCTGCCACGAGCCGCATTTTGCCGGAGCAGGCCCCAAGCTTCTGGTTGCGCCCAATCCGCAGTCGCAATTGTGCCAGTCCTGCCACCTCGAACAGCGCAAGGTGGCGAACAGCAAGCATGACATGACGCTGGTCAACAACTCGGACAAGAATATACGCAGCCAGGAAGTGGGTCAGGCCGGGGTGTGCAGCGCCTGCCACCTGCCGCATGGCGGGCAGGGGCCGAAAATGTGGGCACGCCCGGTGAAGCACGGCGATGACCCGGTGGCCGATCTGTGCCTGACCTGCCACAGCGAGGGCGGATTGGCCAAGGACAAGCAGGTCGGCCAGCATACCCATCCGGTGGGCCGCGCCATGGCAAGTCTGGGTGAGGTGGTGGAGTTGCCGGGCTACACCAGGGAAGGCGTCAAGTCGGTGGGCGACAGCAAGGGCCGGGTCAGCTGCCCCAGTTGTCACGAGCCGCACCAGTGGGATCCGCTCGACCCGGAAAAAACCTCGAAACCGGGCGATGATAGCGATGGCAGCAACAAATTCCTGCGCAAGCCCAATGGCCCTGAGGCCAGCCTGTGCCTGACTTGCCACAAAAACAAGATTGGTGTCGTCAACACCAAGCACGATCTGGCCATCATGGCGCCGGAAGAGCGCAATATCAAGGGCCAGAAGCCGTCCGAAACCGGTGTCTGCGCCAGCTGCCACCTGCCCCACAACGGCAAGGGCTCACGCATGTGGGCGCGCGAACCGCTGGCCGGGGTGGACCCGGTTTCTTCAACCTGCCTGAGCTGTCACAACCCAAAGGGGGTGGCGAAGGATAAAATCATCGGCGCCAACAGCCATCCGGTGGATGTGCCCATTGCCAATATCGGCATCACGGCCAAGGACGGGAAATGGGTGGCACCGCCGCAAAGCATTGCCCAGCCAGGCAAGGTGCTGCCACTTTACGACCATCGCGGGGTGCCGGCGGCTGAAGGCGGCAACGTGGTGTGCGGAACCTGCCACGATCCGCATAACTGGTCACCTTTGAGCAAGAAAGCCCCCGCCGGGGACCCGCGCCAAACGAAGGCCACGGGTGATAGCAGCTTCCTGCGCATGCCTAACGACAATAAAGGCACGCTGTGCGCCAACTGCCACGTAGACAAGGGGCCGATTGCCCTGTCCAAGCACAATCTCGCCATCTCTGTGCCCGAGGCGAAAAATTTCCAGGGGAAGACCACTGTCGAAACCGGCGTGTGCGGCTCCTGTCATCTGCCGCACAACGGTAATGGCGCAAAAATGTGGGCGCGCGCCACCGGCCCGGGCCAGGACGGCGTCGAGGTGCTGTGCAACGAGTGCCACCGTGACGGGGGTATGGCGGAGAAGAAGCAGACCGGCGCCAATAGCCACCCCTTGCGCGTGGACCTGAAAAATACCGGCGGCAAGACCACTCTGCCGCTTTACACCGCCGAGGGTAAAAAAGACACGGTCAACGGCAAGGTCGCCTGCGCCACCTGCCATAACCTGCACCAGTGGGATGCGGCAGACCCCGCCAGCAAAGCTGGCGCGAAGGCAGATGTGGAGGGCGGAGCTGCCGACAGTTTCCTGCGTCAGCCCGCCTGGCCCGCTCCCCAGCTCTGTGCCAACTGCCACCAGAACAAGCAGCAGGTGAAGAAGACCGACCACGACCTTTCCGTCACGGCGCCGGCGGAGACCAACACCCGCGGCCAGAACGCGCAGCAGTCCGGCGTGTGCGGGCAGTGCCACATGGTACATAATGCGGTGGTCAAGGAGCGCTTGTGGGCGCGTCAGTCGGGGGAGGGCAATGACGCCATGGAGCGCCTGTGCCGTTCCTGCCATGCCGCAGGCAAGGTGGCGGCGGCCAAGTTGCCAGTCAAGGGCAGCCACCCGGCCAAGGTGAACGTGATTTCCAACCCCGGCAGCCAGCGCGAGGGCGGCGGGAATTTTCCGGTGTTTACACTCGATGGCGTGAGAAGCGGCTCGGGCATCATCTCCTGCCCGAGTTGTCATAACGCCCATCAGTGGAACCCGCTCAAGGCCGAAGAGGGCGAGGGCCGGAATATAGAGGGTGATGCGCGCAACAGTTTCCTGAGAAATACCAGCGATTTTTCGCTGTGCGCCGACTGTCACGGCCTGGATGCGCTGTTCCGCTACAAATATTATCATGGTGAAACTTCGCGCAAGAAGCATATGCTTTACAAGTGA
- a CDS encoding cytochrome b/b6 domain-containing protein, which produces MKLTQEAREVLDTAKRHNRVSPEEERDIEEVVALLPDDRSMLYKNVDSNPIGDFYRYNIHIRIQHLLIFSTFLLLAFTGLPIHYNTAFWAEPFNSVLGGLEVTRVIHRTLAAAMIFAMVYHFVTIGLGSLLKLRARVFELRRTILPVWKDISDFKEDMQFFGGKRTVRPEMDKFMYKQKIHYFAAGFGNTVMVISGSTFLFPDVWASILPLEMASHFQEMMRLSHPHEALLALLVIAFWHWYNVHLAPGRFPMQWTFLTGKITREHQIEEHFLEYLRCIVTMPEERSYLRKLIESKKLWGTQPHD; this is translated from the coding sequence ATGAAATTAACACAAGAAGCACGCGAGGTGCTGGACACCGCAAAGCGCCACAACAGGGTGAGCCCGGAAGAAGAGCGCGATATCGAGGAAGTGGTTGCCCTGCTGCCGGACGATCGCTCGATGCTATACAAAAATGTGGATTCAAACCCGATTGGCGATTTCTACCGCTACAACATCCATATCCGTATTCAGCATCTGCTGATTTTCAGCACTTTCCTGTTGCTGGCCTTTACTGGATTGCCTATTCACTACAACACCGCTTTCTGGGCGGAGCCGTTCAACTCCGTACTGGGTGGACTGGAAGTGACGCGGGTGATACACCGCACGCTGGCGGCGGCCATGATTTTTGCCATGGTTTATCACTTCGTCACCATCGGCCTTGGCTCGTTGCTGAAACTGCGTGCCCGCGTATTTGAATTGCGCCGCACCATCCTGCCGGTATGGAAGGATATTAGCGACTTCAAGGAAGACATGCAGTTCTTCGGCGGCAAGCGCACCGTACGTCCGGAAATGGACAAATTCATGTACAAGCAGAAAATTCACTATTTTGCTGCCGGCTTCGGCAACACGGTGATGGTGATTTCCGGATCGACCTTCCTGTTCCCTGACGTCTGGGCCAGCATTCTGCCGCTGGAGATGGCCTCACATTTTCAGGAAATGATGCGCCTGTCCCATCCCCACGAGGCCCTGCTGGCCTTGCTGGTGATCGCATTCTGGCATTGGTACAACGTCCACCTGGCACCTGGGCGCTTCCCCATGCAATGGACCTTCCTTACCGGCAAGATCACGCGTGAACACCAGATCGAGGAGCATTTTCTCGAGTATCTGCGCTGCATCGTGACCATGCCCGAGGAACGCAGCTATCTCAGGAAACTGATCGAGAGCAAAAAATTGTGGGGGACGCAACCTCATGATTAG
- a CDS encoding NHL repeat-containing protein, which yields MHGLASMKSGYKLMRAWMQKLRGFGMSVWGTAFRRSSQLGITALLMGWAVISFAAGIPTADIRHLFDITGQGAGGLSLPTDVAVSSDGRIFVVDGGNHRVVAFDRNGKFLFTIGRKGSGEGQLKDPVGVGADGKGRVYVADTGNHRIQVFASDGRFQYAFPVIEDGLAIRPIDVATDITGSKIFVSGNNNHKIMAFAAPGRLVGKWGGNGESGGLFRYPASVALSSEGDVYIADALNSRVQGFDDLGALLIQVGNWGVLPGQLFRPKGVAIDGKQNIYISDSYMDVIQVFDNEGRFLHVLGRGGKPQRFVSAGGIAVGSDNRIYTAEILRNKISVYSMGD from the coding sequence ATGCATGGCCTGGCAAGCATGAAATCCGGATATAAGCTGATGAGGGCATGGATGCAGAAGTTACGTGGGTTTGGTATGAGTGTGTGGGGTACGGCTTTCCGGCGATCGTCACAGCTGGGCATCACAGCCCTGCTTATGGGCTGGGCGGTCATTTCATTTGCGGCCGGGATACCCACCGCAGACATCCGCCATTTATTCGACATCACCGGCCAGGGCGCTGGCGGGCTATCCCTGCCTACCGATGTGGCAGTCAGCAGCGACGGTCGTATATTTGTAGTTGATGGCGGCAATCATCGAGTTGTTGCCTTTGACCGGAATGGAAAATTTCTTTTTACCATTGGCCGAAAAGGGTCTGGAGAGGGCCAACTGAAGGACCCGGTTGGTGTCGGGGCCGATGGGAAGGGGCGTGTCTATGTGGCCGACACGGGGAACCACCGCATCCAGGTATTCGCTTCCGACGGACGATTTCAATATGCATTCCCGGTTATCGAAGACGGCCTGGCGATACGCCCTATAGATGTGGCAACGGATATCACGGGCAGCAAAATTTTCGTGAGTGGCAACAACAACCACAAAATCATGGCCTTTGCGGCACCGGGCAGACTTGTCGGAAAGTGGGGCGGAAATGGCGAGAGTGGAGGGCTATTCCGCTACCCTGCATCTGTTGCATTATCCTCGGAAGGGGACGTATATATAGCGGATGCGCTTAATTCCCGCGTGCAGGGGTTTGATGATCTGGGCGCATTGCTTATTCAGGTCGGTAACTGGGGCGTGCTCCCGGGCCAGCTCTTCCGCCCCAAAGGCGTGGCCATCGATGGAAAACAAAACATCTACATCAGCGACAGCTATATGGATGTGATTCAGGTTTTTGACAATGAAGGCCGATTCCTGCACGTTCTGGGCCGAGGCGGCAAGCCGCAGCGATTTGTATCTGCTGGCGGAATCGCAGTCGGCAGCGACAACCGGATTTATACCGCCGAGATTTTACGCAACAAGATCTCGGTCTATAGCATGGGCGATTGA
- a CDS encoding multiheme c-type cytochrome has protein sequence MHHTVELDSYFIALAVVMFLLFAIALLIIVDHKARIPGEIRRDAFSISGLRRNHPIWAWMVSFLLWIIIAVLLASSVYSMMGGGHEKEPEAPKLLERLDIERQKEKIKHFHNLPKVDPLTLGKRPICYTCHSEYPHAKKPMIRTLLNMHTQFIGCMTCHTDDRKVPESSMTLRWLNYSGIEVKGKPYGLDVEPGTGFLLETDDYYSKVVAYTNVNGREALLEITEDAPEAQEFIKLRSQLSDQDMGSIKKAFHSQVNPVGRFCTRCHASENESFLPFRALGFSDKRIAALTNVNIIGITQKYKEFYIPTIFLDDASKSRQGVLFGPSGKAPEPPTEEMKRDPRGWWRNSFDAPSQPAAAP, from the coding sequence ATGCATCATACCGTTGAACTCGATAGTTATTTTATTGCGCTGGCAGTGGTGATGTTCCTCCTCTTCGCCATCGCGCTGCTGATCATTGTTGACCACAAGGCACGTATTCCGGGCGAGATCAGGCGCGACGCCTTCAGCATTTCCGGTTTGCGCCGCAACCACCCGATATGGGCGTGGATGGTGTCTTTTCTGCTGTGGATCATCATCGCGGTTTTGCTTGCCTCTTCCGTCTATTCCATGATGGGCGGCGGCCATGAAAAAGAACCCGAGGCGCCAAAGCTTCTGGAAAGGCTGGATATCGAGCGGCAGAAGGAAAAAATCAAGCACTTCCACAATTTGCCCAAGGTCGACCCCCTGACTCTGGGGAAACGCCCGATCTGCTATACCTGCCACAGCGAATATCCGCACGCGAAAAAACCGATGATACGGACCCTGCTCAACATGCACACCCAATTCATCGGCTGCATGACCTGCCACACCGACGATCGCAAGGTGCCGGAAAGTTCCATGACCCTGCGCTGGCTCAACTATTCGGGGATCGAGGTCAAGGGCAAGCCGTATGGGCTGGATGTTGAACCGGGAACAGGGTTCCTGCTCGAAACCGACGACTACTATTCCAAGGTTGTGGCCTATACCAACGTCAACGGGCGGGAGGCATTGCTGGAAATCACCGAGGATGCGCCCGAAGCACAGGAATTCATCAAGCTGCGCAGTCAGCTTTCCGATCAGGACATGGGGTCGATCAAGAAAGCCTTCCATAGCCAGGTGAACCCGGTTGGGCGTTTCTGCACCCGCTGCCACGCTTCCGAAAATGAGAGTTTCCTGCCGTTCCGCGCGCTCGGCTTTTCAGACAAGCGCATTGCTGCCCTGACCAATGTGAATATCATCGGCATCACGCAGAAATACAAGGAATTCTATATTCCTACCATTTTCCTCGACGATGCCAGCAAGTCGCGTCAGGGCGTGCTGTTTGGCCCATCCGGCAAGGCGCCCGAACCGCCTACGGAGGAAATGAAGCGTGATCCGCGCGGCTGGTGGCGCAATTCGTTCGATGCGCCATCCCAGCCCGCCGCAGCGCCATAA
- a CDS encoding PQQ-binding-like beta-propeller repeat protein, which produces MFRVALALSFLACQSSALAANWPMLGGGPQHAHQSSDALPAREAVQQWELATGGKVSAGPVSDARMVFVASSDRRLSALDARNGHVLWRFEAGGPLLSEPVLADGMVIVAARNGEVTALSAFDGKQRWQVKNVGGGVVAAPVVRDAKLYLASVDQFLYALDVKTGKELWRYRAMDYKYGGIYASPAADGARVYVGSKNGVLHAILGDTGKLVWQADLGSSLYGAPALVEGKVYQGSYDRHVYALQAEDGKVLWRTELDDWPQGTPALAGNMLYVCSRSGILYGLNKDDGQIVWQMPLGGEVRHSPSIGRNHIGVVATIDGILVAVDLERRRVAWERKLKGGAFGGPAINDGGVLVTTQEGVVSAWR; this is translated from the coding sequence TTGTTTCGCGTAGCCCTCGCTTTATCCTTCCTTGCGTGCCAGTCATCTGCGCTGGCGGCCAACTGGCCGATGCTTGGTGGTGGTCCGCAGCATGCCCACCAAAGTTCGGATGCGTTGCCTGCCAGAGAAGCGGTACAGCAGTGGGAGCTTGCGACGGGAGGTAAGGTTTCTGCCGGGCCGGTTTCCGATGCCCGCATGGTATTTGTCGCCAGCAGTGACCGCCGGCTGAGTGCGCTGGATGCTAGAAATGGACATGTTTTATGGCGTTTTGAAGCGGGCGGGCCGCTTTTGTCCGAGCCGGTGCTTGCTGACGGCATGGTCATCGTTGCCGCCAGGAATGGTGAGGTAACGGCATTATCCGCCTTCGATGGCAAACAGCGCTGGCAGGTCAAAAATGTAGGTGGCGGGGTCGTTGCCGCACCGGTTGTGCGTGACGCCAAATTATATCTGGCTAGCGTGGACCAGTTTCTCTATGCGCTGGATGTGAAAACCGGCAAGGAACTCTGGCGCTACCGCGCAATGGATTATAAGTATGGTGGTATCTACGCTTCTCCAGCGGCTGATGGCGCGAGGGTGTATGTTGGTTCCAAAAACGGGGTGTTGCATGCCATCCTTGGTGATACCGGAAAACTTGTTTGGCAGGCAGATCTGGGCTCATCACTTTATGGCGCTCCGGCATTGGTTGAGGGTAAGGTGTACCAGGGTTCATATGATCGTCATGTTTATGCGCTTCAGGCTGAAGATGGGAAAGTTCTATGGCGCACGGAGCTGGATGATTGGCCGCAAGGGACACCGGCGCTGGCAGGCAACATGTTGTATGTGTGCAGTCGTAGCGGGATTCTTTACGGCCTGAATAAGGATGATGGCCAGATCGTGTGGCAGATGCCACTGGGCGGGGAAGTTCGGCATTCGCCCAGTATTGGACGCAACCACATCGGTGTCGTGGCTACCATAGATGGTATTCTGGTCGCAGTGGATCTGGAGCGGCGGCGGGTGGCATGGGAACGGAAATTGAAAGGTGGCGCTTTTGGAGGCCCGGCGATCAACGACGGTGGCGTGCTGGTTACGACTCAGGAGGGTGTGGTGAGCGCATGGCGCTAG